GGTAATTTCAGACAGAGGTATAAAAATAAGTACAGAAGGAGGCTTGTCAAGGATAGCGTGGGGCTCTACTCATACAGAGGGCTGGTATTAAATGTAACaagcaataattattttaaaataaacttgtcATCAGACGGTGACTGGCTCAGTGTATCAGAAAGGCAAGAGGAAGGTGAGCACAGCATTAGTCAGAATGGAAGACTAACAAGGAGAACTTCCGATGCGGAATATTCTTTTAGCAGTTACTGTAGAGGTCTTTAACGTGGAACTAAACAGCATATGGTCTATGCTACTTCGGTGTTTATGGCAGTTTTTAATACTGCTCTTAGGACTAGAGTCATGCTATACTACATGCATGCACACTCTGAACAAGAAAAAGCGCTGTGTAAAATACACGTATCCTTTGACACTGTTACTGAAATGACTAAATGTAGCTCAACTTACTCAATTTTGGCATCACCAGCAACAAGGAGAGCAAGACATTCCAAACTCCCAACTTTTGCTGCTTTATGAATCGGGGCTTCTCCAAGGCAATCCTAAAAACACAATTTATATATAGCAGTCATTTGAAGGAAGGGGAATAGGATGGGGCTATCTCGTTCTCCAACAGGGCTGTTTAGGGAGCGTTGCTCTGTATACCAGTCTGTTGTGAGTTGAGAGAGATTAAAGGAATACAGCCAGTAAAGCGTACCCGGTAACTGCCACTGAATGTTTAGTGTATTCATCACAGCAAAGTAGAAATACTGTCCCATGCGATACTTGTTGTTTAACCTTTACCTTCTAAAAGATCATCTACACAGAATGCGCTCTGTACACCGATTAACGGCATCTTTCAGCACCATTCAGGGATTGCTGTGACCAACAGCTTGCTGCTACCAGCTCAGAGGTATAAGCAAACTAAACTTTGCAGCTAGAGGAAGAATCCTTATGTTTACTGGAAGTAGGGGCaaaatttcagagaagaaaggaatACTCATTTGTGTAAAAGAATTAAGTTCTTTTGACATCTGCATGCAGCACTCTAAGTGTGAAAATTGCATTATACATACCAAATGAAATCACTGATGCAATATAGATGGGATTTCTGGTTCATGCTAGAATAAAGTTACTCCGAAGTAAGCAACCCCAGATACCTCATGCAATACAACTGTGTATATAAAACCtctcttagattaaaaaaaaatgtaaataatataaaTTTGATTTACTGACATGCCAGATTAGAAGTGGGAGAAAcaaaacttctgtgtttttaCCTGTTGGTTCAAATTTGCTCCTGTCTGCAGTTGCCAAAGTAGGAAAAAAGCTTCGCCGCCACAAGCGGCCAAGTGAGCTGGAGACTGGCCAAAGGCATCTGCAGGTGCGTTCACACCGGTTCCCGCCTCAAACAGACTGCTGAAACTACCAGACTAAAATAAACAAGgtaccaaaagaaagaaaaaaagcacaacgTTATTGCCAGTCTAAGCCACGGCAAGTCTTAAGAGCGCTGCATCACAGCAGAAAACATCCCCCTCGCAAATCGTCGGACCTTTACGTTCCTTGAGaatgccctttttaaaaaaagcaatccGAGCATGACTTTCTTGGCTTTTAATCTCTCAACCAGAAACGCTGATCGACATCGGCAGTACCCCAGCGTATCTAGCGGCAGCTCCAGGCAAACTACACTTCACGCAGTTCCGCAGCTGGGCTCCCGGCAAGGCAGAAACAACAGGCCGACGCTCCCCAAACCTCACCTCTGAACTGCAATCCAGCATCAACATCGCCTCCCTTTCGCTGAGCACGCCCGGCTCTCGCGGCTCCGCGGTGGCCGAGGCAGCCAGGCGCGGCAAGAAGCCCTCCCTCTCCGCCACACCTCGCAAGCTGCAACAGAAGGGGAACCGCCGGCTACAACCCCCGCCCACCGCCGGGAGCCGGCCGCGGCACGTACACAAACACGAGCACACGGGCGGAAAGCCGCCCGGCTGGCCCTGATCGgcctccccggggccgccggcACGGCCCGCCCCGCCTCGGCCTGGCGGCGCGGCGCCGGCAGGCAGGGCTCGCGGCGGGTGGGGCGGCCATGGCGCGCGGGGCGGCCCGGCACGTCCCTCACACACTCGCACGCGCAGGCCCGCAGCCGCAGGCGAGGGGGGCGGGAAAGACGTCCCTCCGTCCCTCCGTCCCTCCGGAGCGGCTGCGGGCACCCCCCGGGGAGCGCCCAACGCCGGCTGCCGCAGGCACCCGGCGGCAGCGGGGAGCCTGGCCAGGCCGTGAGAAGGCGTAGCTAGAAACTCCTCCCGTCATTGCCATCAAGGGACACATGGTCTCCATCGAAACCCGAGCCCTTCTAGCTAACCGTGCCGTACATTAATCATCTTCTTTGCTTGATTTGCTGTCGCCAACCGCAACTTCCAAGGTGGCTCTGCCAATGTACCATAACGCTGGTCTGGAAAGACTACATCGAGGCAGACTTGGAtctaggaaagaaagaaacaagaaagagcGTTAACTTAGaacttttccccaaaaaagctTACGTCAGCGTAAAGAAATCCCTGCTACCTTCCTGCCTGAGCCCTGCCGCTAGGCTGAAGGAGACTGCAGGGGCATGACAAATTCAGGCACCTGTGAAAGCCGAGGCTCCCGTTTAGCGTGTACGTTACAGCACGTTCGCCGCCGGTCTGAGCGGGGCTGGCCCCAGGTGGCGGTGACCGCGGGGGTCAGGATAGCTGGCTACTACCTCTCCGTTCAAAACACACTTGcaaaaactgaattttcattttcacttcctTGAGCACTGAATACCCCAGAGAGGGTCGGGCGTACCATACGGGCCAAGGTCACCAACAAAATTTCCACCTATAGTCCGGTCCGTGCTGGAAACCAGAACCGGCCACAGCCACACGCAAAGGCAGTTGCCATCCGAAAGGATTGCTTGGAACCTATTTTGAACGTGGTGACAGTGACGTTTCATGGTGAAGCCTGCTTTTCCCCCCGCAGAGCTTTAGTGCTCGGTGCCCACACCCGCTGGGGGAGGCGGGGTGGAGGAGGAAACCACAGTCCCCATCACTGACTGCtttgagttttaaaaaacaactgcGTAACTTCGTTTTGCACGGACACAGCCTTTGCTCAGAATATGTTTAAAAGCAACTGCCTGCCCTTTCCACGCTATAAAATCCAATTTGACAGAGGATTCAATTACCGCTAATCATGCTTCACAGTTAAAAGCCTGAAGAGAAGTGAAGAGCATCTTAACCCCGTGTCCAAGGTACACAATTCTGTTTCCTTACCACTATAGTATTTCCTTCTGTGTCAAATGCCTACATATTTGTTACGGAAGTTACTCATAATCACTaccactattttaaaaaaaatggaaatcaaaagtcatgtgtttaaaaaaaaaaaaattgcatggtTTTGATAAACAGAGTTAAGGGAAAAGAAGCCTAACAGTGTTCCTTTAGGGTATATATAGTTCtgaaataaacacacaaacattATGACAATTACCTCCTGCTTCTCCTTTGGGAAAGCAAATATACATTATTTAAGTAGTGGGATATGAACATATACGGTATCATTTTTAAAGGTGCGGAAATCCAGGTAAATAGGCAGTGTATCAATTCAGCAGAATTATTTCAGTAAGTGACAGTTTTCACCTCTCCTTTCGTATGGGAAGAAATACACCTGTGTAAttaccaaatgttttttttcccgACCAGCTAGCCAAGCAAATTagttaataaacaaataaaatccctACACTTCTACCTATGCATTGTTGGGGATGAAATACCTCTGCACAGATGCCAGAAATCCACAGTCATTGTTTATGCAACTACAAAGACTCTCCTGAAAACACACATATCCAGAAGTAGCTGAAGACTAAATAGTCTTGGATCGcccaaaaggttttttttaaagaccttccCTCCCCTACGTTACCTCAGCAGTTCATAGGTTTCAAGCTGCACCCGAGGAATCACACCTTTCCGGCCTAACCACCTACACAAACTCTCGCGCCCTGCCAGCCGCAACTCTCTTCAAATTCTTGCTATTAATTAGTTCTTGAGCTTCGTGTCACATTTTGCTCACCTCATTAGTGCCTGCAAAACCCTCCTGCCTCTGAATAACTGATACTTGTATTGGTTATAAACAGGGATGCAACAATTTTGATCTATTTTATGTGGCCCAGCCCAAGGGCCGCTTAAGGACAAGGCTTCCCGGCTACAGCTCTTCTGGAACATAACTTGCTAAAAATTCCTCTGCGCTTCGTATCTCAGACCACACATCTTGCATCAGTATCAAGAAAATCAAATTGGAAAAACTGGTCCTAATAACTGTGTGTAAGCAATCGGATAAACCAAGGCGTGCTGTTGACTCTCGCACCCTTCAGCATCAAAAGCAGCAACGCAGCCCAGCGTTAATTGCCTTTGCTGAAGGGTATCGTTGCTTTCACAGACTGTTCTTCACTCTGCCTGTTAAACCAAGTAATTcactgatgctttaaaaaaagtttattttcctgTATCATCTACACAGAATGAATCAGGATGAGTTTTAGGAGGTTTTTTGGCACTTAAAGTCAGTTGGGACTGTTGGAAAACATCATGCGGAGCCCACGGGTTTAACCACACAAATCCGCAAGCGTTACTCTCCTGTCTGTCCCTGTTGCTATGGAAACAGATCGCACTGCCAAAAATGGAAGGATGATAatcatctgaaacaaaaaagaaaaaaaaaaaagctgggaatGCAgctgaagattattttaaaagcactctCGCAACATTTTGGTTATTATATCCCTTTTTTAAGAGAGACAGCCAGCAGCTATTTCCAGAAGTGGAAACAATGCCTTACATTCCAGGAGAAATCAGCTTCAAACAGCATTTCCCTCAATTATCCTTCTGAGTTTTGTAGTATCTATATGGGGAAAACAAACTACGTTACAGCGAACAGTTTCTGATCACTGGAAGTAGTGAAGTCCCATTTGCTAGATGGAAGTTTCACGGCCTGTTGCCCCTCTAACTGAATTGCATTCAGAGTTTCTCTTGGTTTTGCCAATAATCGCTTTCTGCAGAGCATTTGGGGCTCCTGCATTTAATTTGCAACAGGACCGGCAGGTAGTGGGAAAGATCCGGTGGATGCCCAAACCGCAGCCTGTCCTATCCCCGTCCTGCATTTTCACGTTGTTTGGCACTGGCCAACAGCTAGAAACATTATCCCCACAGACCCCCGGCCTACACGACGCTGTCACTCTCCTTCCTTTCGGAAAATGGAccaaaacccaaagggaaaaTACCAACGTCGCTCTCCCCGCCTTCCCTCTCTGCCTCGTCGAAGGCCCTGGGACCCCAAGGCCCCGCTGCGCAGCGGTGCTTGATGCCGCCGCAACCCGGGCTGGGCTGCGCGGGGCTCTGGGCAGCGAGCGGGACAACCGCCGGCCGCCTCGAGGCGCCCTGCCGCTCCGCACGGCGGGGCGGCCGCCCTCACCCCCCGCGGCTCGGGGAGCCCCACGCCAGCAggggccgccgcggggctccCGAGTCACCGTTACCCgccggagccggcggggcgggccggcgccTCTGCCGCCTAGCAGGCTCGGCCCTCGCCCCCTCCCGGCTGCGGGCCGCCCGGGAGGCCGCTCGCCGGCGGGGCGGGATGAAGCTGCGCAGCGAGCGCCTGCCGCCGGCCTGCAGCGCCCAGCCCGCCCCCGAGGGGCCAGGTACGGAGCCGGCCTGcggagccgccccccccgcccctcggcCGCTCCGGCAGGGCCCGGCGGGCCGGGCTGGAGCCGGGCCCGTGAGGCTGCCCCGGGCctgtggggctgccccagcctcGCTGCTTCCCAGCAGACGTTGAAAGGTATTTTGTGATGCGAAGAAGTCCCCTCTCTTGTCCAGGTTTGCTTTTAAGCTCTTCCGCGGCGAGCTTAACGTTCGCAAGGGTCAGGTTGTCTTCactgaacttttcctttttataaaacaGCCCGCTCTTTCAtcttagtcttttaaaaaatgtaataaaaagggGACACCGCCAGCTTCAGACCTTTAGTGTGGTCATTGATGCTGTTCCatctgttttgggaaaaaaacaaatgtatgtCTATTTCTAAGCAGAGAACAGCAGCCGTGCTGCTTTATTTGCAAAAGCAGAGGAGCTGTTGGCGAAGAGAACGGCAGGTGGAGATCCTCTGGCACGTTTTCTGAAAGGACAACTGTACTACGAAGAGGTTGTGGtttccttcttttaaataaatattataaagCTGACAATTTTCAATAccatttcagtggaaaaagagaCACCTTAAAAACACTACAAGAGATGCCTGTGCctggtttttttcccatgaaaatcaCCAGGCATTTCCCCTGAGTAAGTTTTTCCTATGCTTTCCCCGAGCATCTAGTGGTGTCTTCCAGTTCCCTCCCAGGCCTCCTAAGGACCATTAAGTAAGCAGCAGCCTATCCTTACAGCTAACTTCCAAGCCGAGTTGTTTTTTGGTCAGCTGACTGGCCAACACACGGTGTTTTCAGTTACGTGGTACTGGTCCCTGACCCAAGACACAGCTTTCGATCTTTGTTCCCTACCTAGCCACCAGTTTTGATGAAATTTGTTATCTTTCAGATTTCTGTCCCTGCCCACTTTGGCTAAAATTGGTCGCCCACGTATTTGAAAGTAAATGCTCAGGGAACAGTGTAAGACTGGCTGGCAGGTGAACTTAATCCTCAATTTCTTGTGAAAATTAGAATAACCCAGTtcaggaagacagaaaagaatgTAGTACAAGTACCGAGTCACGTATTTTCAAATGTGATGTGCATGGATCCAGTACTGTTTACAGTGCAGCTAGTGGCACAGTGTAAATCAGTCTTGGCGTTTGCAGCAGGAACAGAATTAACTCACTCAGGGTTTCTGCTTTCTGGGCCCTATCCTtcttaatgtttttgttaatgAATTGCCTGATTTTTGGCATGATCAAGACTGGCCCCATGGAGCAAAAGACCTGTTTCTTGATGAGCTGGCTTGGATGTCCATGTTATACATTGCTGTCCATCCCTAAATTTATTCTTTCAGCAGGTTTTAATTTCCAGATTTTTGGACATATGTCTGTAGTGCCTAAAAATGCATGTTCTGTATGTACTGCAATTTCAGACGTTAGGAAAAAATCACTGCCTGATCAGAGCCATATGACTCCTCCTTATAGCACTAAATCCTCAGGAAAGGTGAGAGACTACAGGTGCCTCCCATACTTCTTTTTGATACTCATGACAGCTGGTTGTAAAAAAggcactgtttttttcccagagttctttagaaaaacaaagtccATACAGTCATCATGGCTAAGCTGTAGCTAAGCTAAGCTGGTGAGACAATTAGCAGTTTAGACAATTAATAGTTTGGACAGTGTTAACAAGGGGTGCTTTGTCATCGTGAGGATGTTTGACTGACTGTCAAACGATTGCTCAGTTCTAAGCTTTTGCAGTCTGGTACTGTTTTATCAAGGCATACAGGGAATTCGAAGGAAAAGTATAGAgaagaacattttaatttcaatagtTTTTAGTTAGTATACTGACAtgcatgcataaaaatattttagtaaggACACCTGGCTCAGTTAACTGTTACATTTGTTGTAACTGTGTTTAACAAAGTTGTTTAacaactgtgtatttttaaatatagtttcTTCTTTGACTTAAAGCAGAAGCAAATGCTCTCCAAGATTCCTTCTTAGAAGTGAAAGTATCTCTGCTGTTGCAGGTTACACCTTCATATGAAATGTGGGGCAGACAGGTGGGTCTATGAAGTCTTCAGACAGCCGAGTTTAGTCTTTGTGAAACCAACCCTTAGTTGAGATGTAAAAGCAGACGCTGAAACCCTCAAGGTGTAAGAATAGCTCACCTAAGTTAAGGGATGTCAGATAGATGGGACAGGGCAGCTGAATTAGACTCTTATCTCCTTAAATTAAAAAGATGGcattttgggggaggggaaaaaaggttgttAGAACATCTTTTGGTTTCGGAGATGAAGTTTGTATACCAAACAATGAAAACTTGTTTGAAAGTCGTAAGTGCTTCCATCCTGTCCAACTTTCTTGTGGTTGTTGACTTACTCTGTTTTCTGCCACTTCTATGGTTgcaattttttgttcttttttcatgaGGGAAATGCTCCAGGTTGAAAAACTGTAAGAGATTATATACTGGAGAGTTAAGTTGCCGTATGTACTCtttgttctctgtatttcatCGTTTATTCTGTCTTTCCCAGGGGTTGTATGAAGAAGCATTAATACAATTTGAAAAAATCAAGGATACGGATTTTCAAGGAATGTATCAGCTTGGTGTAATGCATTATGATGGACTAGGCACTAAAGAAGACCCTGTGAGTAACCTAGCTGTacactttttacttttcttttaatattagcTGATAATTACTAAGAGCTTCTTTATAAGCTTGattatttagtttaaaataaacaggTCTTTGGTTTAGAATTAGCTTCATAAAGTACAGATGTTTACAAAGCATCATTAAAGGGAAAGGGTTCTGGGCTGCAGAAGTTCTCAAAAAAAGCTACAATAAAACAGGTTTATCTGGAAAATACTTAAgataatttgtatttcaaaatataACTTCTAAGGGTTTGTTTGTACTTTGTGTGGAAGCTATGTTTAAAAATTGCTATTAATTTGTTACTTTTTAATAAGTAgtgcataaaatgaaaatgaaatgtgtaAAAATGGAAATCAAACAACTGTATTTCAAA
This region of Aptenodytes patagonicus chromosome 4, bAptPat1.pri.cur, whole genome shotgun sequence genomic DNA includes:
- the ANKRD37 gene encoding ankyrin repeat domain-containing protein 37 isoform X1; translated protein: MLMLDCSSESGSFSSLFEAGTGVNAPADAFGQSPAHLAACGGEAFFLLWQLQTGANLNQQDCLGEAPIHKAAKVGSLECLALLVAGDAKIDLCNNSGQTAADLALAYGFLECAKFLTTIQHTQTMKLRGQAGYSLSDKRGLLREDPAAQKQESETSRSISRKRRRSCLLADKSNSL
- the ANKRD37 gene encoding ankyrin repeat domain-containing protein 37 isoform X2; this encodes MLMLDCSSESGSFSSLFEAGTGVNAPADAFGQSPAHLAACGGEAFFLLWQLQTGANLNQQDCLGEAPIHKAAKVGSLECLALLVAGDAKIDLCNNSGQTAADLALAYGFLECAKFLTTIQHTQTMKLRGQAGYSLSDKRGLLREDPAAQKQESETSRSISRKRRRSDDLVS